The following are from one region of the Mauremys reevesii isolate NIE-2019 linkage group 2, ASM1616193v1, whole genome shotgun sequence genome:
- the LOC120397112 gene encoding stonustoxin subunit alpha-like — protein sequence MAGLADIIVMPALGRPFQLGMLYDCRSDSLIPGIALWRPEQLLKDVNRKPQPRTEFDIIASDTIEDKANALNVTASLKASFLGGLVEVSGSAKYLNDTKTSKQQARVTLQYSATTKFEHLTMSHLGPENVSYRAVFDQGTATHVVTAVLYGAQAFFVFDREVSSSENVREIEGKLKLAIKIIPPVSIEGEGAVKMDDREKLNAEKFNCKFHGDFALENKPTNFQDAMKTYSTLPKLLGDSGEKAVPVRVWLYPLTKLDSRAARLVREISLTLISDVQTAMEELAELNMRCNDMVKNPIATSFPEIKQKIQQFRDLCKQHRETFQKQLAGLLPLIRGGGKEEGALVDILSCQNQSPFNTQRLSEFLDTKEKEMDYVNSYLRILSNVEVVSSQSELDEIVIDPETDFIVSFTFTSLHEEEPYLSDLKQWLQIKETHDPALASFVAEKPKSKVWFEEKEIYQKAQKSAKSLSHFVSVNKPNRKTRFIVASVPDEDNPGTSIYLYENGELISTNFEPPSKPLPPLIDGIRHDRVQLTFNPAAYGRAAISGYRAEYRIVGQENWTAVDVNNTQETFTVTGLRANTEYQFRYAAVSKPGLSESSDMSDTVKTAVEGLQQL from the exons ATGGCTGGATTAGCTGACATCATTGTGATGCCGGCTCTGGGCCGCCCGTTCCAGCTGGGGATGCTGTACGACTGCCGCAGCGACTCCCTCATCCCAG GGATCGCGCTATGGCGCCCGGAACAGCTTCTCAAGGATGTAAACAGAAAACCACAACCTAGGACTGAATTTGACATCATCGCATCCGACACCATTGAAGACAAGGCCAATGCCCTCAATGTCACAGCCTCGCTGAAGGCCAGTTTCCTGGGGGGGCTGGTTGAAGTAAGTGGATCTGCCAAATACTTAAATGACACCAAAACATCCAAACAACAGGCCAGAGTTACTCTCCAGTACTCTGCCACAACAAAGTTTGAGCACCTAACTATGAGCCATTTAGGACCAGAGAATGTCTCTTATCGTGCTGTATTTGACCAAGGCACGGCCACCCATGTGGTCACGGCTGTGCTGTACGGGGCTCAGGCTTTCTTCGTGTTTGATCGGGAAGTTTCTTCTTCTGAGAATGTACGTGAGATAGAGGGAAAGCTCAAGCTTGCAATTAAAATTATACCCCCGGTTTCCATAGAAGGAGAAGGAGCTGTCAAAATGGATGACAGGGAAAAATTAAATGCTGAAAAATTTAACTGCAAGTTCCATGGTGATTTTGCTCTTGAGAACAAACCAACTAATTTCCAAGATGCCATGAAAACATATTCCACCCTCCCGAAGCTGCTGGGTGACAGCGGGGAGAAGGCCGTACCAGTGAGAGTCTGGTTGTACCCGCTGACCAAGCTGGATTCCAGAGCGGCTCGGCTGGTGCGTGAGATCAGCTTAACACTGATTTCTGATGTTCAGACTGCTATGGAGGAACTGGCAGAACTAAACATGCGATGCAATGACATGGTGAAGAATCCGATCGCCACAAGCTTCCCCGAAATCAAGCAGAAAATCCAGCAATTCAGAGATCTGTGTAAGCAACACAGAGAGACTTTCCAGAAACAGTTAGCGGGACTCTTACCATTAATCCGTGGAGGTGGAAAAGAGGAAGGGGCCCTGGTGGATATTTTATCATGTCAAAACCAGTCACCGTTCAATACCCAGCGTCTCAGTGAATTTCTGGATACAAAGGAGAAAGAGATGGATTATGTGAATTCCTACCTTAGGATCCTAAGCAATGTAGAGGTGGTGTCCTCCCAGAGTGAACTAGATGAAATAGTAATCGACCCTGAGACTGACTTCATCGTCTCCTTTACCTTCACCTCACTGCATGAAGAGGAGCCATATTTATCAGATTTAAAACAATGGCTTCAGATCAAGGAAACTCATGATCCTGCATTAGCCAGTTTTGTTGCTGAGAAACCAAAATCCAAAGTGTGGTTTGAGGAAAAAGAAATATATCAAAAAGCTCAAAAATCTGCAAAGTCCCTTTCACATTTTGTCAGTGTCAACAAACCTAACAGGAAGACTCGGTTCATTGTGGCCTCTGTTCCAGACGAGGACAATCCAGGCACTTCCATTTACCTGTATGAAAATGGGGAGCTGATCAGCACCAACTTTGAGCCTCCATCAAAGCCTCTTCCTCCCCTGATTGATGGAATCAGACATGACCGTGTGCAGCTCACGTTTAACCCAGCAGCCTATGGCAGGGCTGCGATATCCGGCTATCGGGCAGAGTACAGAATTGTAGGGCAGGAGAACTGGACGGCTGTGGATGTAAATAACACACAAGAGACATTCACAGTAACAGGGCTCCGTGCAAACACCGAGTACCAGTTCCGATACGCTGCAGTGAGCAAACCAGGGCTCAGCGAGAGCAGCGACATGAGTGATACCGTGAAGACGGCTGTGGAAGGGCTGCAGCAGCTATAG